The following proteins come from a genomic window of Myroides odoratus DSM 2801:
- a CDS encoding adenylate kinase, with translation MIAIVLFGKPGAGKGTQAEFLKEKYNLTHISTGDVFRYNLKNGTELGKQAKVFMDRAELVPDSITIDMLADEVEKNMDKAGFLFDGFPRTIQQAEALEALLKEKNIRFVGTVGLEANDDVLVQRILERGKTSGRADDQDEKIIRSRYEEYNEKTAPLIDYYTGKNCYNSVDGIGTVEEITTRLSGVIDRLI, from the coding sequence ATGATTGCAATAGTTTTATTTGGAAAACCTGGTGCAGGAAAAGGCACACAGGCAGAATTTCTTAAAGAAAAATACAATTTAACTCATATTTCTACCGGAGATGTGTTTCGTTATAACCTAAAAAATGGAACAGAATTAGGAAAACAGGCCAAGGTCTTTATGGATAGAGCAGAATTGGTACCAGATTCTATTACAATTGATATGCTTGCAGATGAAGTAGAAAAAAACATGGATAAGGCAGGGTTCTTATTTGATGGTTTTCCACGTACAATTCAACAAGCAGAAGCATTAGAAGCTTTATTAAAAGAAAAAAATATTCGTTTTGTAGGAACAGTTGGATTAGAAGCAAACGATGATGTTTTAGTACAACGTATCCTAGAAAGAGGAAAGACAAGCGGAAGAGCAGATGACCAAGATGAGAAAATCATCAGAAGTCGCTACGAAGAATACAACGAAAAAACAGCGCCACTAATTGACTATTATACAGGGAAAAACTGTTATAATTCAGTAGATGGTATCGGAACTGTTGAAGAGATTACAACGAGATTAAGCGGCGTAATTGACCGTTTGATTTAA
- the hpt gene encoding hypoxanthine phosphoribosyltransferase, translated as MEIQVLDKTFVPFISEKQIQERLGEIANEILRDMNGEIPIFIGVLNGSFMVVSDLVKQYKGSCEMSFVKMASYIGTQSSNQVNQLLGLDIDVTDRRVIIIEDIVDTGNTLVALKKLFEQQRPKEVRICTLCLKPEAYTKDIKLDYVAFEIENKFIVGYGMDYDKHGRNIPEIYQIKE; from the coding sequence ATGGAAATTCAAGTTTTAGACAAGACTTTTGTTCCTTTTATTTCGGAAAAACAGATTCAAGAAAGATTAGGGGAGATTGCAAATGAGATTTTGCGTGATATGAATGGGGAAATACCAATCTTCATTGGTGTTTTGAATGGATCTTTCATGGTGGTTTCGGATTTAGTTAAGCAATATAAAGGCAGCTGTGAGATGAGTTTTGTAAAGATGGCTTCATACATCGGGACTCAATCAAGCAATCAAGTGAATCAACTTTTAGGTTTGGATATTGATGTGACGGATCGACGTGTAATTATTATTGAAGACATCGTGGATACCGGAAATACATTAGTAGCGCTAAAAAAACTTTTTGAACAACAACGTCCAAAAGAAGTTAGAATTTGTACGTTGTGCTTAAAGCCAGAAGCTTATACCAAAGACATTAAACTAGATTATGTCGCTTTTGAAATTGAAAATAAATTCATCGTGGGGTATGGGATGGATTATGATAAACACGGAAGAAACATTCCGGAAATTTATCAAATTAAAGAGTAA